The genomic interval ACCTCAATCGGCCTCTGTGCGCGCTCCTTCTGCGCCGTCCCTAGAATACTTGGTTCTCGTTGACGGCGTTTAAACAGACCAATGTTGAAGGTCGAGCTGATACTAGGCGTGCCACCGACCCCACGACTACTTGGTCTAATGGGCGCATCGTCCTTGTTGATACTGATACTCGGCGCGCGACCCTTTCGTCTAAAGTGGCTCACACTGAAATTTGAGGCTTCGGATCGCGGCGCACTTGGAGGCGCAGCGgcatcatcgtcatcatcgCCGAGAGTCGTGTCAAGTCCCGTAAACATATCGTCGTCCAAATCCAACCCCGTCGTGTCCCTACGCTGCTGAACTGGCGTTGCGCGTGTCTTCCGTCCCACTTCGACCGACGAATCCGACTTTTGCTGTTCGCTGGATGTCTTTGCCTTGGAAGCCGCCGTTTCGACTGCGTCCTCTAGCTTGCTCACATTATCGTCCAACGCATGACCCGCCTTGCCCGGCACCTGCCTCTGGCGCAAGCTGGAACTCCTGCTTAGACGCGTAGACGGACCTTCCTTGAAGAGAGATGTGTCCTCCTCTGCAAGCTCCTTCCTAATGACAGAATGTTCGCGATCGCTGTGGCTGTAGATATCGCTGCCTGACGCGGGCGCGGGGCTCGATCTTGCTTCAGGCGCGGCGGGCACAGCTGCGACTGGCTGGGTTGGTGCGCGACGCGCTCGTTTAGGTCGTGGCATGGCGGGCACTTGATGTTAATGGAAACTGCAGAGTGCCTGGGGTGACAGCTATTCAATACTATGTAAAGGTGTCGTGAAGAATTGTCGTACGAATATCTGACCGGGGCGTCAGGCTGCGACCTATAGTGATAAGACGGGGGAGGGTCTGTGATATTTTGATGTGGTGTGGGAGGGAAACGCCTGCGGGCCGGACGCGTCGCGAAATCCAACCTTGCAGGTCCAGCTCGCGACCCACTCCCAAATTGAAAGCAGAGAGCTAGCGCCACACCACTAGCCACAATTTGACTTGGAGAAGCTGTCAACAAGCTGTCACAGACTCACAGTTCATTATGCATGACGTTATCTGAAGTTTATCGAAAGGACGTGTTGCTAGTGATGGATTGGTCTATTGGTTGGTAGAAAATGTTTCATTAGGGAGCTGAGACCTCGCTCTTCACCATCATGTCTCCTGAGCCGAATGTATCTCAGGTATCTGTGCATCATCCCATCCCTTTGCCTCGACTCTATCTGTTTTTTTAGTGATATACAAGGTGTTTTACATGATTGTTGTACATTATTTTTGTTTATCCGTGTCATGAGTGGTCACTAGATAAGTGCCTGACCCATGAACATGCTTTCCTTAACCTCGGCAACGACGTCCTTCTTGTCATCCTTGCCAACAAGCACAATGCCTCTTCCACGTCGTCCCATACGACCCGCTCTTCCCAGGCGATGGATAAAGTCGATGGTAGTGTGCGGGACGTCGTAAAGAATAACGTGGCGGACAGCCAATGTGTCAATACCTCTAGAGGCCAAGTCGGTGGCAACAATGACCTTGGTGTTGGGCAGCGATCGTTTGCCTGGTACGGGGGCCTCTGGTGATGACACTGCGCGCAAGGGTTCTGAAGAAGTGAAGGCTTTCAGCATTTCGGACTGGCGGACCTCGGCTGCGTCCCGGTTCAACGCAATAGCGTCGATGCCCTTAGATTGAAGGTATTCAGCAACCTCCGTTGTCTTCTCACGTTCGTTGACAAACACCATAATTCGGCGGACGTCGATTTCACCTTGGATCGGGCCCTCGTGCTTGGAGGCTTCTCGACCAATAGTGTAGATGGCATCGGCGCAGGCCAGGTTCTTGTTGTTGCGGTAAGGGTCCTTGACAACATCAATGACACCGAGTTGAACTCTTCTTGGGATAGCATGAAGGTTCGGCGTTGTGATTCTCGTCATGTTGGGGAAGTTGTTGGCGAGGTAATTGTCCAGTCGTTTGGGTATTGTTGCTGAGCAGAGTATGAACTGCTTCAAGGACGGCATCGCCCTATCAATGATGGTCGTGGTAACGGGGGCAAAGCTTCGGTCAAAGAGCGAGTCCGCCTCGTCGACAATCAGATGGGTGACTTGAGAGAGGACGTTGGGATCGGATTCGGCAATCGAGGCTAGCAGGTGAGGCGTCGTGACAACCATGTCGACACCACGCGGCGAGTACAGATTGCGCTGGATCGTCAGGGCCTTGAGGTTGGCGGAGAGAACCTCTGCCTTGAACTTGACGGCGTGCGACAGGGTTTTGGCCACCTTTCCAACCTGTTCCACAAGCTCTGCAGAAGGGACCAGAACGATGATGCGAGGTCTAGCCATGGTCGGGTGAGGCTCGTCGAATGCAGACATTTTCTT from Colletotrichum lupini chromosome 2, complete sequence carries:
- a CDS encoding DEAD/DEAH box helicase, whose protein sequence is MSSRILASLCPKCHLTLRPQSFPRLTTSPWYTQSAGFRSATKGKPSRMVLSDDVARPRNRDARPPRRQVEGPFGGMNQTFARVPEKRTIRPPNARDSRDGRGSSNRYNRGDSQTSSDPRKALKMQRSLAGVSYGKRNVLKDKMQEYESFDQFNLLPIMKDGIKDDLLRGMVEIKPTPIQRLAIPAMLGQASAFKVRGEKRQDFLLAAETGSGKTLAYMLPAVNAMKIAEEANPEIQSFMKRFQEEKEREQKANKGPKSKKMSAFDEPHPTMARPRIIVLVPSAELVEQVGKVAKTLSHAVKFKAEVLSANLKALTIQRNLYSPRGVDMVVTTPHLLASIAESDPNVLSQVTHLIVDEADSLFDRSFAPVTTTIIDRAMPSLKQFILCSATIPKRLDNYLANNFPNMTRITTPNLHAIPRRVQLGVIDVVKDPYRNNKNLACADAIYTIGREASKHEGPIQGEIDVRRIMVFVNEREKTTEVAEYLQSKGIDAIALNRDAAEVRQSEMLKAFTSSEPLRAVSSPEAPVPGKRSLPNTKVIVATDLASRGIDTLAVRHVILYDVPHTTIDFIHRLGRAGRMGRRGRGIVLVGKDDKKDVVAEVKESMFMGQALI